In one window of Candidatus Avedoeria danica DNA:
- the truA gene encoding tRNA pseudouridine(38-40) synthase TruA has protein sequence MTERRLRARVAYDGSAFAGWQRQPGARTVQGVIEAALTEIMGQDVRVVGAGRTDAGVHASGQIMHFDSRWIGHPVDVRRAANAVLPRDVALLRVSSAPPGFHARYSATARSYRYRLWCRQVRQPLVRRTSLHVPFPLDVEAMARAADRLIGSHDFAALGRPVGGSEITVRRLDRLDVVKRGAFVDLCFVGNAFLRHQVRRTVGLLLDIGRGKWPPETVDAVLAGHAGAPTAWRAPAWGLTLTSVSYPSETEFIARAEMRALTGGEER, from the coding sequence CTGACGGAACGACGGCTGAGGGCGCGCGTCGCGTACGACGGTTCCGCGTTCGCGGGGTGGCAGCGCCAGCCCGGAGCGCGCACCGTCCAAGGTGTCATCGAGGCCGCGCTCACCGAGATCATGGGTCAAGACGTGCGCGTCGTCGGTGCCGGACGGACGGACGCCGGGGTGCACGCGTCAGGGCAGATCATGCACTTTGACAGTCGATGGATCGGACATCCGGTGGACGTGCGCCGTGCGGCGAACGCCGTGTTGCCACGCGATGTGGCGCTCTTGCGCGTGTCCTCGGCGCCGCCGGGTTTTCATGCGCGGTACAGCGCCACGGCGCGGTCATATCGGTACCGGCTCTGGTGCCGCCAGGTCCGGCAACCGCTCGTGCGGCGAACTTCGCTACACGTGCCGTTCCCGCTCGATGTCGAAGCCATGGCCCGTGCAGCCGACCGGCTGATCGGCAGCCACGACTTCGCGGCCTTGGGCCGACCTGTGGGCGGATCGGAGATCACGGTCCGCCGGCTCGATCGCTTGGACGTCGTCAAGCGCGGCGCTTTCGTTGATCTGTGTTTCGTCGGCAACGCCTTCTTGCGGCATCAGGTGCGTAGGACGGTGGGGCTGCTTCTGGACATCGGGCGCGGCAAGTGGCCGCCGGAGACGGTGGACGCGGTGCTGGCCGGACATGCCGGCGCGCCGACTGCGTGGCGGGCACCGGCGTGGGGTCTGACGTTGACGAGTGTGTCCTATCCATCTGAGACTGAGTTCATCGCGCGTGCAGAGATGCGCGCGCTGACGGGAGGGGAAGAACGATGA
- the rplM gene encoding 50S ribosomal protein L13, whose translation MMRTYTPKLSDVERNWWVVDADGQNLGRLASAIAQRLRGKHRPDFTPHLDLGDHVIVVNASRIATTGARMADKMYYTHSGYPGGLRESNLASMMDKHPDRVLKLAVKGMLPRNRLGRAMIKKLRVYGGAEHPHAAQKPLILVIDTSLG comes from the coding sequence ATGATGCGAACCTACACGCCGAAGCTGTCGGACGTGGAACGAAACTGGTGGGTCGTCGATGCGGACGGCCAGAACCTCGGGCGTCTGGCGTCGGCGATCGCGCAGCGCCTGCGGGGCAAGCACCGGCCGGACTTCACGCCGCATCTCGACCTCGGCGATCACGTGATCGTCGTGAACGCGTCGCGCATTGCCACCACCGGGGCGCGCATGGCCGACAAGATGTACTATACGCACTCGGGCTATCCGGGCGGCTTGCGCGAATCGAACCTCGCGTCCATGATGGACAAGCATCCCGATCGGGTGCTCAAGCTGGCCGTCAAGGGCATGCTTCCTCGGAACCGCCTCGGCCGCGCCATGATCAAGAAGCTCAGGGTGTACGGCGGGGCCGAGCACCCGCATGCCGCCCAGAAGCCGCTGATCCTCGTCATCGATACATCCCTCGGTTGA
- the rpsI gene encoding 30S ribosomal protein S9 gives MAVNLDGRYFYGLGRRKSASAQVRFYPAGNGAVLVNGKPLEDYFGRERDRATVLSPIGAANVGAYTVTALVQGGGITGQSGAIMQGIARALVLSDEENRNAFRRGGFLTRDPREKERKKPGLKRARKAPQYTKR, from the coding sequence ATGGCCGTCAACCTGGACGGCCGCTACTTCTACGGGCTTGGCCGGCGAAAGTCAGCCTCGGCCCAGGTGCGCTTCTATCCGGCCGGCAACGGGGCCGTGCTCGTGAACGGCAAGCCGCTGGAGGACTACTTCGGCCGCGAGCGTGACCGCGCCACCGTTCTCTCCCCCATCGGGGCGGCGAACGTCGGCGCGTACACCGTCACCGCCTTGGTCCAGGGCGGCGGCATCACGGGCCAGTCGGGCGCCATCATGCAGGGCATTGCCCGTGCGCTCGTCCTTTCCGACGAAGAGAATCGCAACGCGTTCCGCCGCGGCGGGTTCCTGACGCGCGATCCGCGCGAGAAGGAACGGAAGAAGCCCGGCCTCAAGCGTGCCCGTAAGGCACCGCAGTACACGAAGCGTTAG
- a CDS encoding TlyA family RNA methyltransferase, with the protein MDTPRTSARCRLDELLVLRGLAESRTRAQSLIRAGDVTVDGHRSDKPGMPVRRDAEITVRPAKRFVGRGGDKLEAALVAFGWDVADQVALDVGASTGGFTDCLLQRGACHVYAVDVGRGQLAWRLRNDPRVTCLERTDIRALEAFPEAPTIAVVDVAFISLRLVLPAVWGLVAPGAGVIALVKPQFEAGRVEVGRGGVVRDPAVHRRVLQDVLDAAEKAHWQLEGGLSSPITGADGNREFLIALRRPALDDVPATTTHDRDEVIEACLRAPDEPVH; encoded by the coding sequence ATGGACACGCCTCGGACCAGTGCGCGCTGCCGACTCGACGAGCTTCTCGTCCTGCGCGGTTTGGCGGAGAGCCGCACGCGCGCGCAGTCCTTGATCCGCGCCGGTGACGTTACCGTCGACGGGCACCGCAGCGACAAGCCGGGCATGCCGGTGCGGCGCGACGCCGAGATCACCGTCCGGCCGGCAAAGCGGTTCGTCGGCCGAGGCGGCGACAAGCTCGAAGCCGCACTCGTTGCGTTCGGCTGGGACGTCGCGGATCAAGTCGCGCTCGACGTCGGCGCGTCGACAGGCGGCTTCACGGACTGCCTGCTGCAGCGCGGAGCGTGCCACGTGTATGCGGTGGACGTCGGGCGCGGCCAGCTGGCGTGGCGCTTGCGGAACGATCCGCGCGTGACGTGCCTCGAGCGCACCGACATCCGCGCGCTGGAAGCCTTTCCCGAAGCGCCGACGATCGCCGTCGTGGACGTTGCGTTCATCTCGCTCAGGCTCGTGCTGCCGGCGGTGTGGGGCCTCGTTGCGCCCGGCGCCGGCGTCATCGCGCTCGTCAAGCCGCAGTTCGAGGCCGGTCGCGTCGAGGTCGGACGCGGCGGGGTCGTGCGCGATCCGGCGGTTCATCGGCGGGTGCTTCAAGACGTGCTGGACGCCGCCGAAAAGGCGCACTGGCAACTGGAGGGCGGCCTGTCCTCGCCGATCACCGGCGCGGACGGCAATCGCGAGTTCCTCATCGCGCTGCGACGACCGGCACTCGACGATGTGCCCGCGACGACAACCCACGACCGCGACGAAGTGATCGAGGCCTGCCTGCGCGCGCCCGACGAGCCTGTGCACTGA
- a CDS encoding decaprenyl-phosphate phosphoribosyltransferase: MRPRQWTKNAFVFAALLLTQQLACGPKLASTLITFLSFCAISSAVYLINDLADIENDRRHPEKRHRPLASGEMSAGLAISLSIVLILVGIGSTLLLATGRLDDILAVAEPSPLVAVALIGYLVLQLSYTFVLKHWVIVDVLAIAGGFVLRVLAGGAAIDTPISPYLYVSMINLALFQGFAKRRHELHVLAESAGGHRRSLEDYTEPLLDQFILLAASVTVVTYSLYAITTPARPRGVSANLILLTVPFVIYAILRYLFLVQARGMGGAPEDILLRDRPLLASVAGWVVAFGLILYVVPQLTGEAGAAVDACRPTSTAPPGSIAP; this comes from the coding sequence ATGCGCCCGCGCCAGTGGACGAAGAACGCGTTCGTCTTTGCTGCGCTCTTGCTCACCCAGCAGCTGGCCTGTGGGCCGAAGCTCGCCAGCACGCTGATCACGTTCCTCTCGTTCTGCGCGATCTCGAGCGCGGTCTACCTGATCAACGACCTCGCCGATATCGAGAACGACCGGCGGCACCCCGAGAAGCGTCACCGCCCGCTGGCCAGCGGTGAGATGAGCGCCGGGCTCGCGATCTCGCTGTCGATCGTCCTGATCCTGGTTGGGATCGGATCCACGTTACTATTGGCGACCGGTCGACTGGATGACATCCTCGCCGTCGCCGAGCCGAGCCCGCTCGTGGCGGTGGCCCTCATCGGCTATCTCGTCCTCCAGCTGAGCTACACCTTCGTGCTCAAGCACTGGGTCATCGTCGACGTCCTGGCGATCGCCGGCGGCTTCGTGCTGCGCGTGCTGGCCGGCGGCGCGGCGATCGATACCCCGATCTCGCCCTATCTGTACGTCTCGATGATCAACTTGGCGCTGTTCCAGGGCTTTGCCAAGCGTCGGCACGAGCTTCACGTGCTGGCCGAGAGCGCCGGCGGGCACCGCCGCAGCCTTGAGGACTACACCGAACCGTTGCTCGACCAGTTCATCCTGTTGGCCGCGTCCGTCACCGTCGTGACGTACAGTCTCTATGCGATCACGACCCCGGCGCGCCCGCGCGGTGTGAGCGCCAACTTGATCCTCCTGACCGTGCCGTTCGTCATCTACGCCATCCTGCGCTACCTGTTCCTGGTCCAAGCGCGAGGGATGGGCGGCGCGCCGGAGGACATCCTGTTGCGCGACCGTCCGCTCCTGGCCAGCGTGGCCGGCTGGGTGGTGGCCTTCGGGCTGATCCTCTACGTCGTTCCGCAGTTGACAGGCGAGGCGGGTGCCGCCGTCGACGCGTGCCGGCCGACGTCAACGGCGCCACCGGGATCCATCGCTCCGTAG
- a CDS encoding hydantoinase B/oxoprolinase family protein — protein sequence MGATLMRAASSPNIKERLDFSCAVFDGNGRLLAQAAHIPVHLGALPAAVAAATAAGSWRRGDAVLLNDPYAGGSHLPDLTLVTPVFEPDGPAPALRAGRPVAFLVSRAHHADVGGMAAGSLPSADDLFGEGLIVPPVRLIDRGRRVVEVWRIVAANSRTPDARWSDLEAQASAHRAGGARLSALIAGESAFLSRADALLAWSHALATAQLATLPHGTASFADALDDNGRTAEPLPIVVTAQIDGQRMAFDFAGSAPATVGGLNAPLSVTRSAALYVACCLMPGVPINDGLFRVVEVNAPADSIVNPARPAAVAAGNVETSQRIVDVLLGALHALGVPGIPAASQGTMNNMLAGGTTADGRPWAYYETMGGGGGAAPGHSGANGLQVHMTNTRNTPIEALESAYPIRVEKYAIRRGSGGRGRWAGGDGVVRRLRFLAPAQVTLVTERRREAPWGLAGGENGAVGENRLWRAGRARRLPGKRTFHVDAGDAVEVRSPGGGGYGDPEVG from the coding sequence ATGGGGGCGACGCTCATGCGCGCCGCCAGTTCGCCGAACATCAAAGAGCGCCTGGACTTCTCGTGCGCCGTGTTCGACGGCAACGGCCGCTTGCTGGCACAGGCCGCGCACATCCCGGTCCACCTCGGCGCCCTGCCGGCCGCGGTGGCCGCCGCGACCGCCGCTGGTTCGTGGCGCCGGGGCGATGCCGTCCTCCTCAACGACCCGTACGCGGGTGGCAGCCACCTCCCCGACCTGACGCTGGTGACGCCCGTGTTCGAGCCTGACGGCCCGGCGCCGGCACTGCGGGCAGGTCGCCCGGTCGCGTTTCTCGTCAGCCGGGCCCACCACGCGGACGTGGGCGGCATGGCGGCCGGCTCTCTTCCCAGCGCCGATGACCTCTTCGGGGAAGGGTTGATCGTGCCCCCCGTTCGTCTGATCGACCGCGGTCGGCGCGTCGTCGAAGTCTGGCGGATCGTCGCAGCGAACAGCCGCACACCGGACGCACGGTGGTCCGACCTCGAGGCGCAGGCGTCCGCACACCGTGCGGGAGGGGCTCGGCTGTCCGCGCTCATCGCCGGCGAATCCGCCTTTCTCTCCCGCGCCGACGCGCTCCTGGCGTGGAGCCACGCGCTCGCCACGGCGCAGCTTGCCACGCTCCCGCACGGCACAGCCTCCTTCGCCGACGCGCTCGACGACAACGGCCGGACCGCCGAGCCGTTGCCCATCGTGGTCACGGCGCAAATCGACGGCCAGCGCATGGCGTTCGACTTCGCCGGCAGCGCTCCGGCGACGGTGGGCGGCTTGAACGCGCCGCTGAGCGTGACGCGCTCCGCCGCGCTGTACGTGGCGTGCTGTCTCATGCCGGGGGTGCCGATCAACGACGGGCTGTTCCGGGTCGTGGAGGTCAACGCCCCGGCGGACAGCATCGTGAACCCGGCCCGCCCCGCGGCCGTGGCTGCCGGCAACGTCGAGACGAGCCAGCGGATTGTCGACGTGCTGCTCGGCGCGCTCCATGCGCTCGGGGTGCCAGGGATCCCGGCAGCCAGCCAGGGCACGATGAACAACATGCTGGCCGGCGGTACGACCGCGGACGGTCGGCCGTGGGCGTACTACGAGACGATGGGCGGTGGCGGCGGCGCCGCGCCCGGACATTCCGGAGCCAACGGCCTCCAGGTCCACATGACGAATACCCGCAACACACCCATCGAAGCGCTCGAGTCGGCATACCCCATCCGCGTTGAGAAGTACGCGATCCGCCGCGGTTCGGGCGGTCGCGGGCGATGGGCCGGCGGCGACGGCGTGGTCCGTCGGCTGCGGTTTCTGGCGCCGGCGCAGGTCACGCTCGTCACCGAACGCCGGCGAGAAGCGCCCTGGGGACTCGCCGGCGGTGAGAACGGCGCAGTCGGCGAAAACCGGCTGTGGCGCGCCGGGCGTGCCCGACGACTTCCCGGCAAGCGGACGTTTCACGTGGACGCGGGCGACGCCGTCGAGGTGCGATCGCCGGGCGGCGGCGGGTACGGCGACCCGGAGGTCGGTTGA
- the rpoC gene encoding DNA-directed RNA polymerase subunit beta' produces the protein MKDFHAIRISLASPDEIRSWSHGEVTKPETINYRRLRPEKDGLFCEAIFGPTKDWQCYCGKYKKIRYRGIVCDKCGVEVTRARVRRERMGHIQLASPVAHIWYTRRVPSYLGILLDISRRNLDRVLYFAQYIITTVDDEERARVLKRVEEEHHEQVTALRAQAGLADAGGAPSKDDALAQLRSELEARRVTAEAEFDARSTELMKASKAMQAELKRKRDKPAAKAIVFEPTATTLVPEGEIVTPEALEQLNELVQARLSDLGIESQEAVRELTERFEGEQTKALREAEKNTKTAEQQIAAEAAGLETAFRQRRDEINGIQVMQLLTEAEYWDLKERFSGIFTAGMGAEALFEIVSRMDLERLGKEMRQEILQGRSKQRRRKATKRLKIVEALRRSSNRPEWMILQVLPVIPPDLRPMVQLDGGRFATSDLNDLYRRVINRNNRLKRLLDLGAPDVIIRNEKRMLQEAVDSLIDNSRRGKAVSARGRRKLKSLSDMLKGKQGRFRRNLLGKRVDYSGRSVIVTGPHLKLDQCGLPKTMALELFRPFVMRKLVEYNYAHNVKGAKRLIEKMDDVVWQVLEEIIEDYPVLLNRAPTLHRLGIQAFQPILVEGKAIQIHPLVCAAFNADFDGDMMAVHVPLSEKAKREARELMMASRNLLKPSSGEPIVEPQKDMVLGMYYLTVSRPGVLGEGRSFGSLEEVDYAYEVGQVHLQAPISVRVETYYDENNKRYTDDVPRTRIVPTTVGRAIFNLHLPERIRLYDPGAALGKGEVKALVAEIYHFLGPEATADAVDRMKAIGFTFATRSGLSIAVDDIVVPARKSEIIAEADDVVLQLNRQFRRGLITDDERYMRTVDIWNRVTDELTDAVRNELPDFGSIRMMAASGSTKGGFNPIRQLAGMRGLMSDPSGRIIDLPIRSNFREGLSTLEYFISTHGARKGLADTALRTADAGYLTRRLVDVAQDAVINDFDCGTSKGLMLSARLDPVLADTLRDRLAGRAVQGPVVDPTTGEVIVEDKTVLATAELDRLEASAVTEVFVRSTLHCELQHGICQLCYGMDLARGGLIQVGEAVGIIAAQSIGEPGTQLTLRTFHTGGVAAGGGDITQGLPRVQELFEARNPKGEAILADIAGQVQLQRDGEITTLTLTDVQIVSDEYMLADGFKASVASGDPVEANKPVALGPGGEGQIVAEHAGVADVAKDRVIVRWEQKRNEEYIVPVGSRLLVQAGDRVEAGMQMTEGPKNPYRLLAILGVEATQTYLLDEIQKVYRAQGVVINDKHIEIIVRQMLRKVRILRPGDTKLLPGDLIGLQTIEDLNAAIGARGGRPATYQPMLLGITKASLETDSLLSAASFQHTINILAKAAIEGKTDRLIGLKENVIIGKLIPAGSGFRRPDIDTEIVEPTRDNLADLDLADDVLAELFEDDVDFDRLALSDGDLDPVSASRAAVSEYDSGDAGIDLGDDDDDEEAENLVDDEEDEELLEYDDEEEIGNDAEFDEED, from the coding sequence ATCAAGGACTTCCACGCAATCCGCATCAGCTTGGCCTCGCCCGATGAGATCCGATCGTGGTCTCACGGCGAGGTCACCAAGCCGGAGACGATCAACTACAGGCGGCTGCGGCCGGAGAAGGATGGCTTGTTCTGCGAAGCCATCTTCGGTCCGACGAAGGACTGGCAGTGTTACTGCGGCAAGTACAAGAAGATCCGCTATCGGGGCATCGTCTGCGACAAGTGCGGCGTCGAGGTCACGCGTGCGCGCGTCCGCCGCGAGCGCATGGGGCACATCCAGCTTGCGAGCCCGGTGGCCCACATCTGGTACACGCGCCGCGTGCCGAGCTATCTCGGCATCCTGCTCGACATTTCGCGCCGCAACCTCGACCGGGTCCTCTACTTTGCGCAATACATCATCACAACCGTCGATGATGAGGAGCGCGCACGCGTCCTGAAGCGCGTCGAGGAAGAGCATCACGAGCAAGTCACGGCGCTGCGAGCGCAAGCGGGTCTGGCGGATGCCGGCGGGGCGCCGTCCAAGGACGATGCCCTGGCGCAGCTCAGGAGCGAGCTCGAAGCACGCCGTGTCACGGCGGAGGCTGAGTTCGACGCCCGTTCGACCGAGCTCATGAAGGCATCCAAGGCGATGCAGGCCGAGCTCAAGCGCAAGCGAGACAAGCCCGCCGCCAAGGCGATTGTGTTCGAACCGACGGCGACGACGCTTGTCCCGGAGGGCGAGATCGTGACGCCGGAGGCGCTCGAGCAGCTGAACGAGCTCGTCCAGGCGCGGCTGTCCGATCTGGGCATCGAGTCACAGGAGGCCGTGCGCGAGCTGACGGAGCGCTTCGAGGGCGAGCAGACCAAGGCGCTGCGCGAGGCCGAAAAGAACACGAAGACCGCGGAGCAGCAGATCGCTGCCGAAGCTGCGGGGCTCGAAACGGCGTTCCGGCAGCGGCGCGACGAGATCAACGGCATCCAGGTCATGCAGCTGCTGACCGAGGCCGAGTACTGGGACCTCAAGGAGCGCTTCAGCGGCATCTTCACCGCCGGTATGGGCGCCGAGGCCCTGTTTGAGATCGTCAGTCGGATGGATCTCGAGCGGCTTGGTAAAGAGATGCGCCAGGAGATCCTCCAGGGCAGGAGCAAGCAGCGTCGGCGCAAGGCCACCAAGCGCTTGAAGATCGTGGAAGCGCTTCGCCGCTCGAGCAACCGCCCGGAGTGGATGATCCTGCAGGTCCTGCCCGTGATTCCGCCCGACCTGCGCCCGATGGTCCAGCTCGACGGCGGTCGCTTCGCGACGTCCGACCTCAACGACCTGTATCGTCGCGTGATCAACCGCAACAACCGCCTCAAGCGGCTTCTCGACCTTGGCGCGCCGGACGTGATCATTCGCAACGAGAAGCGCATGCTCCAGGAGGCGGTCGACTCGCTCATCGACAACAGCCGCCGCGGCAAAGCGGTCAGCGCGCGCGGCCGGCGCAAGCTGAAGAGCCTCTCCGACATGCTCAAGGGCAAGCAGGGGCGCTTCCGGCGCAACCTGCTGGGCAAGCGCGTGGACTACAGCGGGCGCTCCGTCATCGTCACCGGGCCGCACCTCAAGCTCGACCAGTGCGGCCTGCCCAAGACGATGGCCCTCGAGTTGTTCCGTCCGTTCGTCATGCGCAAGCTCGTGGAATACAACTACGCCCACAACGTAAAGGGCGCCAAGCGGCTTATCGAGAAGATGGACGACGTCGTCTGGCAGGTGCTCGAGGAGATCATCGAGGACTACCCGGTGCTCCTGAACCGCGCCCCGACGCTGCACCGTCTCGGCATCCAGGCCTTCCAGCCGATCCTGGTGGAGGGCAAGGCGATCCAGATCCACCCGCTCGTCTGCGCCGCGTTCAACGCCGACTTCGACGGCGACATGATGGCGGTCCACGTGCCGTTGTCGGAGAAGGCGAAGCGCGAGGCGCGTGAGCTGATGATGGCGTCGCGCAACCTGCTCAAGCCCTCGAGCGGCGAGCCGATCGTTGAGCCGCAGAAGGACATGGTCCTTGGGATGTACTACCTGACGGTCTCTCGGCCGGGCGTGCTCGGCGAGGGGCGATCGTTCGGCAGCCTCGAGGAAGTGGACTACGCCTACGAGGTCGGCCAGGTCCACCTGCAGGCACCGATCTCCGTGCGCGTGGAGACGTACTACGACGAGAACAACAAGCGCTACACGGATGACGTCCCACGCACCCGCATCGTGCCGACGACGGTCGGGCGGGCGATCTTCAACCTTCACCTGCCGGAGCGGATCCGCCTGTACGACCCAGGGGCTGCGCTCGGCAAGGGCGAGGTGAAGGCGCTCGTCGCCGAGATCTACCACTTCCTCGGCCCCGAGGCCACGGCCGACGCCGTCGACCGCATGAAGGCGATCGGCTTCACGTTCGCCACGCGCTCTGGCCTGTCGATCGCCGTCGACGACATCGTCGTGCCGGCGCGCAAGTCGGAGATCATCGCCGAGGCGGACGACGTCGTCCTCCAGTTGAACCGCCAGTTCCGCCGCGGCCTGATCACGGACGATGAGCGCTACATGCGCACCGTCGACATCTGGAACCGCGTGACGGACGAGCTGACGGACGCCGTTCGCAACGAGCTGCCGGACTTCGGCTCGATCCGCATGATGGCGGCCAGCGGGTCGACGAAGGGCGGGTTCAACCCGATCCGGCAGCTGGCCGGCATGCGCGGCCTGATGAGCGACCCGTCGGGTCGGATCATCGACCTGCCGATCCGGTCGAATTTCCGCGAGGGGCTCTCGACGCTCGAGTACTTCATCTCGACCCACGGCGCCCGCAAGGGTCTGGCGGACACGGCACTGCGCACGGCGGACGCCGGCTACCTGACGCGGCGACTCGTCGATGTCGCGCAGGACGCCGTGATCAATGACTTCGACTGCGGCACGTCGAAGGGGCTGATGCTCTCGGCCCGCCTCGACCCGGTGCTGGCCGACACGTTGCGCGACCGGCTGGCCGGCCGCGCCGTGCAGGGTCCGGTGGTCGATCCGACGACGGGCGAGGTGATCGTCGAGGACAAGACCGTGCTCGCCACGGCCGAGCTCGATCGGTTGGAGGCGTCCGCCGTCACCGAGGTGTTCGTGCGCTCAACGCTGCACTGCGAGCTGCAGCACGGCATCTGCCAGCTGTGCTACGGCATGGACTTGGCCCGCGGCGGCCTCATCCAGGTCGGCGAGGCGGTCGGGATCATCGCGGCGCAGTCGATCGGCGAGCCGGGAACGCAGCTCACGCTGCGCACGTTCCACACCGGCGGTGTGGCGGCGGGCGGCGGCGACATCACGCAGGGCCTGCCGCGCGTGCAGGAGCTGTTCGAGGCGCGCAACCCGAAGGGTGAGGCGATTCTGGCGGATATCGCCGGTCAGGTGCAGCTCCAACGCGACGGTGAGATCACGACGCTTACTTTGACCGACGTCCAGATCGTCAGCGACGAGTACATGCTCGCCGACGGTTTCAAGGCCAGCGTTGCCTCGGGCGATCCGGTCGAGGCGAACAAGCCCGTGGCGCTCGGCCCGGGCGGCGAGGGACAGATCGTCGCGGAACATGCCGGGGTGGCGGACGTCGCCAAGGACCGCGTGATCGTCCGATGGGAGCAGAAGCGCAACGAGGAGTACATCGTCCCGGTCGGTTCGCGGCTCCTCGTCCAGGCCGGAGACCGGGTCGAGGCCGGCATGCAGATGACGGAGGGACCGAAGAACCCGTATCGACTGCTTGCCATCCTCGGCGTCGAGGCGACGCAGACGTATCTGCTCGACGAGATCCAGAAGGTCTACCGCGCGCAGGGCGTTGTGATCAACGACAAGCACATCGAGATCATCGTCCGCCAGATGCTCCGCAAGGTGCGTATCCTCCGGCCCGGGGACACGAAGCTCCTGCCGGGCGACCTCATCGGGTTGCAGACGATCGAGGACCTGAACGCCGCCATCGGGGCGCGCGGCGGGCGGCCGGCCACGTATCAGCCGATGCTGCTCGGGATCACGAAGGCGTCGCTCGAAACGGACAGCCTGCTGTCGGCAGCGAGCTTCCAGCACACGATCAACATCCTGGCCAAGGCGGCGATCGAGGGCAAGACGGATCGGTTGATCGGCCTCAAGGAAAACGTCATCATCGGCAAGTTGATCCCGGCCGGCAGCGGGTTCCGCCGCCCGGACATCGACACCGAGATCGTCGAGCCGACGCGCGACAATCTGGCCGATCTCGACCTGGCCGACGACGTGCTGGCGGAGTTGTTCGAGGACGACGTCGACTTCGACCGCCTTGCGCTGTCCGACGGCGATCTGGATCCGGTCTCGGCCTCGCGGGCGGCGGTGTCGGAGTACGACAGCGGCGACGCCGGCATCGACCTCGGCGATGACGACGACGACGAGGAGGCTGAGAACCTCGTCGACGACGAGGAGGACGAGGAGTTGCTCGAGTACGATGACGAGGAGGAGATCGGCAACGACGCCGAGTTCGACGAAGAGGACTGA